The Penaeus vannamei isolate JL-2024 chromosome 23, ASM4276789v1, whole genome shotgun sequence DNA window ATTGACGATAAAGTTTTGAAATTGAGAACGTCCTTGAAATTGGCGTTCGAGTCCAGCTGAAACACCTGGTGATCTTACGGTtaactgggggaggagggagggaggggggagggggagatgatatCACGTGGAAAATTAGAAATGATGAGCCAAGAGTGGATTCACtgaatttgttgtttttttttactactggtgcacatatatacatcgtatatatgTACTTCTATGAATACACAATAATACATTCGTCTTTCCAGTCATTCATCCATACttccatagatacatacatacataaatacatacatacatacatactacatacatacacgagcatacatacataggcctaatTGCATACTTACaaaatacttacatgcatacttacacacaaacatttgcatatatgtacatattcatttagATGTTTAATTATTTAGATCTTTAGATGTTTAATTATTTAGATCTTTAGATGTTTATTCAGttggtaggagagagaaagttacACATGTACTGTACTTGCATCCTGTTAGTTTATTTATCCAACCCGCCAATGCCGGGTGTCTAAGCTAACTGCATGCAAGTTTATTTGACTACTAAGGCAGTAGCGTTTGTTTAAGATAATAGCCTTTGCAAATGCACGTGGGTCTGGGCTTGTTATTGCAGCGATGCGGGTGACAGAAGGGGAGGGACACGGGCGGGCGAGAGGGTAACAGCTGTGGGCGTGAAGTCGAGAATGGGAGTAGAATTGTAACTAGCGTGGTTAGTGGGTGTTACAGCgttgagggaggggaatgggcgtGAGGGATAGAATGGGCGGGGTGGAAGTCGTTCTCAGTGAGCTTGTGTGGCGCTGGTCCGAAAATAACCGGCAGCGCCACGTGTTTGTTCGTTTGCCGTGCCAAGATCGGGAAGCTGTGCCCCGGTAAACGTttgttcgcccccccccctccgtctccctctccctcctctcgttacaccccctctcctctcccccctcccccgtgtttCAACTTTACCTTGTTGCACCTATCCTGAGAATTTGCATAGTGCTATTCGTTTACTTTTCtcgtttttatcgttgttattattgttattattagaagtagtagtagtatcatcattgttaccattattatcatatttatatttaagttATCGcccttgttatcataattattgtgatgatgttTGTTGTGTCTACTTTTATTCTTTGCTGTAtagtattattgtaatattaaaaaaaatattttcacacatttaaatgcatgtatatgtatatcttttttcacGACGAGATGACTAAGTCTGTTTTGTTTCTTGCAGAGCGTGCACAGTGGACGAGGAAGTAAGggcgtggtgggtgggggtgtgatgGAGGATGGCACATCCCACGCCCACGTAGCCGCCCGCGTCGTCGctgcctcctccgccgcccaccGCAAGGCCCAGTCTCTCCCGGGGCATTACAGCCGCCCTCAGCACCTCCAACACACACCGCCACCGCAGTCCTTCAGGGATGCGTTCACCACCAGCAAGAGTCCCACGCCCCCTGCTGTCTCTCCAGGCACTGCCCGCCATAATGCCACCCAAGGTCTGGCACCTGCCGCCCCTCCCAGGGGGCCGACCAGTCCCAGGGCAACAAGAGTCGCTTCCACTTCTTCCATCGGCAGTCAACAGTACCAACACCAGCAGCAGCAACGACAGCATCTGCAGCAGCGATTGCTGCAACAAGAACAAAATATGCAACAAGCACAACAACAAAAgctgcagcaacaacaacagcagaggcTGGAACAGCAGCATCTGCAGCAGAGATTGGAACAACAGCACTTACAGCAGAAAATGCAAGGTCAACATGAGCAGCGGCAGAAGGAAAGCGAGCCAGCGGAGAGGCAGGCTCCCatgcaagagaaaaagagcaagcggTCACTGCTGAGTGGCATCTTCCGGCGGCGCAAGAAGGGCATGGCAGAATCCAGCTCAtccagtagtagtagcagtagcgatAGTGAAGAGCCACAAAAGCGGCACTTcctgaggaggaagagcaagaaaaaggagCCTAAAGAGAGGgagcctcttccccctcccccaccaccaccccctgcaCCAGAAGACTACAGTCCCGTGGCTCGTAGCGCAGGTAGTGTGCGTGTCACGCCGCTGGATGGTAGTGGGGGCAGCAGTTCCCTAGGCTGTGAGAACAGCTTTATGTCTACAGATGGGCGAAGGATAGTTCGAGTGACGCCTGCTGGAGTGATGAGTACCAGTAGAGGCATGGACATACAGCCTCTGGGCATCCCCGTGTCACTGGCTCAACAAGGGCGTCGTGGTGTCTCAGCGTCTCATGACTCCCTGCCTGTAAGCCTGGGCTCATGGGCTGGAGGTGGTTCACATGCCTCATTAGGCTATTGTTCTGGGGGAGGAATGGGTGCTCGCAGCTCTTCCACGGACACCATAAGCAAGAAGGAGCGGAGGGAGGCACTGAAGGCGAGGGTGGAGAGACTGCGGGATAAATTCAAGGACTCAAGTTCTGATGAGGAGAAGGCCTCTGTATCATCACACTCCATGTATGGCAGTGAGTCCAGCCTTTCTAAGACCAATTCCCTTAGCAAGAGGTCCAGGGCTGCTCGTACAGAGCGCTTTCTCAGGAGAAAATCTCAGGAGCTGGAGACATTGCGAACCGAAACAGAGAAGGATCGGAGAAACCGTGAGGTTGTCCAGGCAAGGATTCAGGAAATCCAGCGGGTGCGAGAATATGAAGCTGAACGTAACAGAatcaatgaagagaaaaagaaggaggcagAAAAGGCACACAAACCAAGGTGGTCAGCCAAACTTGTATATCAAGAGTCAAGTGAATACGAGTCTTCTGTTGTTCTGCGGACACCGTCAGTGAGTCCTGCAGCTAGTCCACATATGAAAGCAAAGTTTCAAGGTCACATTCCACGTCAGCCATCGGAGACCAGGGAAGCTGTTGTCATGAGAAATAAACCTCAATCAGTAGCAGTCTCACTAGCTCCACCATCTGGACTTCACTTGAGAAGAAGTTTCCAGGATTATGAGACTCCTTTACAAGGTGACCTGCGTAGCCACAGAAGTGCTTCCTAcgacagtaatattaatagaagTTCTTTCATCATGCAGTCTCCAGGAATGTCTCCAGTTTCTGGTAACAGATCTGGCTTgactcctcctgtccctccaccACGAGACCCAAGTAGAATAATGTCTCCTGCAGATGGACGTCCAATGTCCTTCTCTTTTGAAAGCCTCAACCAAGATCCTAACCGTCCAAACTCCAGTCAGTCAAGCTTAAGTAACTTCACCAAAGGTTCGAGTCCCAGTCCAAGTGTCCGCTCAGTTCCAGCCTACCTCGGGCCAAAGCCTAATGGTCCACAAGTGGGTCCACCTCCATTAGTGACAGCACCAACACGTCGCTCTTTCTCAGAACTTCAGCTGTCACCACAGCAGCAGTCTCAGCTCAAGTACAACACTGGTGGTGCTCCTGCACGTCCCTCACCTCCGGGCTACCCCAACACGCAATATAGGTACACTGATCAACCTCCACGGCCCACTACACAGAACCAATATTACCGTGcacaacaacagcagcattatGCACAGCCTGTACAACTGCAACATACCCAGTCACAACCACAGGTGGTCCAGAGTCAACAAAATAACCAGTTAAAATATTATACAGATCAGTCGCCTCAGTATGCCAAGATTGTGCCCATTAGTAGcgttcctccttcaccttcttcagaTTATTCCTCGTATATGAGTGATAACAGTGCAAGGCTCCAGCAAGTTAATACAGCATGGCgtcagaaagagcaagagataaaaaacaaaaggaatttaCCATCTCAAGTGCTTAGTGATTCCTCTCGTTCAAACAGTCCAAAAGGTATTGATGGGAACAACTCTAACAACAGCATATCACTTGGAGTAGACCAACAAGCTGAGGAGACCTATGGCAGTATTTTGCCCAAGAAGGCCAGGCCTCCACCAATTACACTGAAGCAAGCAGAGTCTCTCAGCTCACTCTCTGGCCAGAGTGATGTGTCAAGTCCTGTGCCCAAGGGACCAGACTCAGACTCCAGTCAAAGTAGTCTTGCACGGGATAAAAAGACAGTGGCTCAGAACCGGCCCCTATCCATGGTTCTTGAGAAGTCAGAGTCTGCTGAGAAAGATTCTCCTCCGGTCACCCCTAAAACACAACCTCAGCCACCACGCCGGGGTCATCGCCAACTTGCTGCATCAGACCTGTCAGCAACTAAGCAACAAATACTGCACAACATCATCAAACACAAGCGTGAACATCCTCAGGACAAACCCAAATATCAGAAAGAGTTCGAGGAGATgtataggaaggagaaggagaggcttgAAAAAAGCAAGTGCTCTAACTTTGAAGAAGCTTTAAAGGAACTAGAAGAGATTTATGATAGCCTCAAGCTGGATAGTGATGATATATTAGATCGTGCAGAAAGGAGGGACCTACCAACTGTCCATCAGCAGTTGAGGAGCAATAAGGATGGACAAGATACTTTGAATGACTCAACCAGTGAAGCTACTGAGACAGACTCCACTGTGAAAGACAGGAGTAGCAGGCCACGAACACCCAGGATGAGAAGATCAGGGGTGCCAGATAAAAAGTCAGATGACATGCACTTCAGACGGTGCCAGCAGAGCAGTCGGAACCAGCCAGATGTACAGAAAGCTCTGCAGATGACTGGGAGTTACCTACTGGTCTCCCCAGCCCATACAACACCCTCTGATGTGGACAAAAATGTTCCTAAAGATCCAATGCTGGAGGGTGAACCAGACATAGTTTACGATGATGTATCTTATCGAAATATCAAACAAGCAAATGCTATCAAAATTATTGATCCACAGCCACCTTTTGGTATACCTTTAGGACCCACCACACAGTCATCTCCAAGTGACTACTTGCATGTAAGCAGGAAAGATAATTATAGGCCCAAAATGATTGCTAGGAAACAGCCAGATACAACCATGGATGACCTAGCTTTCAGAAATCTGCGAAAAGAACAAAGGGACAGAGAGCTGAATACTTCAGAGCTGGATGAACTTCTTTCAGAAGCCAACACAGATTCCCCTGTACACAGACGACGTGCAATGAGATCCATGTCAGCTGACCGTGCTCGTGCTATGCAACATGAACACAATCTCCAGCATGCACATGAAGTTTTAGGTGCTAGTGCTTCAAAGGATAGAGGTGGTAAATTGCAAACACCTCGGAGAGTAAAGCATCAGCAAGAGGCACGTCGTGCAGGGAGGTTCTTCGAAAGCTACAAGGATGCTATAGGTGATAGTGAGTCGGGTCTTACATCTCCAAGACATAATCCCAGCTGGCTAGAGCGTGCAAACCTTACAGACAACAAGTGGGAGAATCTTAGTACAAGCAACCTCAGCAATCTTAGTACCAGCACTGAGACACTCACGGAAATGTCATCAGCAAGGGCAGTGTCTCAGCCAGACATCCGGCAGGCTATTATTCGTGAAGCCAGAGTTCCACCAGGTGGTCCCTCAACATGGTTAGAGGCCAAAAGGAAATGTGCAGAAGCTTCTTTCACCTCTGATACACCCACAATCACAACCATCACTGCTCCAAAACTGGTTAAAATCCAGACTATCCAGAGTTCTCCTGTCTCACCTGTTGTAGTAGAGCGGAAACCCTATAGGCCCTTAGATAGCATCTTCAACAACAAGCCCAAACCATTCTACTTGGCTGATCCCAAGCCCACAGAACAACAGCAGAAGCAAGATCATGTGGATATTGCACATTTGGATGCTCTCATCTCCACACTTTCCAAGATTGAGACCAACGAAGAGACTACAACCCCGTCTACACCACCAGCTACTTCTCCATTGACTgagaaaaatgttgataatgttaaGCCAGATGTAGTTTGTGACTCAGACATATATGCTAAGCCAGACACCATCAGTAAGCCAGATACTAGTACCCCCTTGAAAATTAGTGAAGAACCAGTATATGAGAATGTGTTCGAGCCCCAACAGAGTGTTAATGAATCCACTGAGCCTGTAGAAAAGATCTGTGCCAAAGCCAACATTGAGAAGGCCATACGTTTGTCCATGGCCCTGGAATCGAGTAACAGTGAAGGTAAAGAGGTTTCCACACGTAGGCGTAGTGCCATAGAGCTGCCGCTAAGAGACGCTCAGcctccctattcttctctctcttccaatatTTCTTCTACTAACGACAATTGCTTGAATGTTAACTTGTATAGTAGCCGTGTACCGGGGCCATGCTCCCCTGAGAGGGTTACTCT harbors:
- the LOC113817895 gene encoding serine/arginine repetitive matrix protein 2 isoform X5, coding for MVSTLHITLSYNMPPAHAIGRSASCEDANRIGLVASAGGFPAKTTSFSTSNVAEAKRFFGGSKPISSSRISSTTTGPGGYPLRNSSHSTSNVPSVTSAEVFSTQTNSFSSSNLPSVTVPGGIGNRATSLSSSDIPVCTVGNRPLSRSSNFLLAPTPYTPSSGALRSPSWSPVRFNPSKPSTAQGTSGPAASAKPGVATSNETKWLSQTASQVKTPAPAQPAASSPAPTKAKGQSQATTSAKTWAKTRGQSQAAAQANSNEAPEVPPWVRVRKNQVTLPSTTWVKSRPQSQATPVASEATTQGAKHVPAQVPTAATAQPTIQALNWATTRGKNKAKTPTSPQGPAEAAKPETTQTPRETQAEARSQTVSEETASNDPAPRRSRPQVKTIVRRGLARTGAPPPTTESSGTSATTPGTPTTAASAGAPPLRRTTSSSRSPLRSPSRTPGTSPSSGAVPDWAINSSPPSSSVSPWRVEPKRLRPSSFSRIEDSVHSGRGSKGVVGGGVMEDGTSHAHVAARVVAASSAAHRKAQSLPGHYSRPQHLQHTPPPQSFRDAFTTSKSPTPPAVSPGTARHNATQGLAPAAPPRGPTSPRATRVASTSSIGSQQYQHQQQQRQHLQQRLLQQEQNMQQAQQQKLQQQQQQRLEQQHLQQRLEQQHLQQKMQGQHEQRQKESEPAERQAPMQEKKSKRSLLSGIFRRRKKGMAESSSSSSSSSSDSEEPQKRHFLRRKSKKKEPKEREPLPPPPPPPPAPEDYSPVARSAGSVRVTPLDGSGGSSSLGCENSFMSTDGRRIVRVTPAGVMSTSRGMDIQPLGIPVSLAQQGRRGVSASHDSLPVSLGSWAGGGSHASLGYCSGGGMGARSSSTDTISKKERREALKARVERLRDKFKDSSSDEEKASVSSHSMYGSESSLSKTNSLSKRSRAARTERFLRRKSQELETLRTETEKDRRNREVVQARIQEIQRVREYEAERNRINEEKKKEAEKAHKPRWSAKLVYQESSEYESSVVLRTPSVSPAASPHMKAKFQGHIPRQPSETREAVVMRNKPQSVAVSLAPPSGLHLRRSFQDYETPLQGDLRSHRSASYDSNINRSSFIMQSPGMSPVSGNRSGLTPPVPPPRDPSRIMSPADGRPMSFSFESLNQDPNRPNSSQSSLSNFTKGSSPSPSVRSVPAYLGPKPNGPQVGPPPLVTAPTRRSFSELQLSPQQQSQLKYNTGGAPARPSPPGYPNTQYRYTDQPPRPTTQNQYYRAQQQQHYAQPVQLQHTQSQPQVVQSQQNNQLKYYTDQSPQYAKIVPISSVPPSPSSDYSSYMSDNSARLQQVNTAWRQKEQEIKNKRNLPSQVLSDSSRSNSPKGIDGNNSNNSISLGVDQQAEETYGSILPKKARPPPITLKQAESLSSLSGQSDVSSPVPKGPDSDSSQSSLARDKKTVAQNRPLSMVLEKSESAEKDSPPVTPKTQPQPPRRGHRQLAASDLSATKQQILHNIIKHKREHPQDKPKYQKEFEEMYRKEKERLEKSKCSNFEEALKELEEIYDSLKLDSDDILDRAERRDLPTVHQQLRSNKDGQDTLNDSTSEATETDSTVKDRSSRPRTPRMRRSGVPDKKSDDMHFRRCQQSSRNQPDVQKALQMTGSYLLVSPAHTTPSDVDKNVPKDPMLEGEPDIVYDDVSYRNIKQANAIKIIDPQPPFGIPLGPTTQSSPSDYLHVSRKDNYRPKMIARKQPDTTMDDLAFRNLRKEQRDRELNTSELDELLSEANTDSPVHRRRAMRSMSADRARAMQHEHNLQHAHEVLGASASKDRGGKLQTPRRVKHQQEARRAGRFFESYKDAIGDSESGLTSPRHNPSWLERANLTDNKWENLSTSNLSNLSTSTETLTEMSSARAVSQPDIRQAIIREARVPPGGPSTWLEAKRKCAEASFTSDTPTITTITAPKLVKIQTIQSSPVSPVVVERKPYRPLDSIFNNKPKPFYLADPKPTEQQQKQDHVDIAHLDALISTLSKIETNEETTTPSTPPATSPLTEKNVDNVKPDVVCDSDIYAKPDTISKPDTSTPLKISEEPVYENVFEPQQSVNESTEPVEKICAKANIEKAIRLSMALESSNSEGLQQRIAL
- the LOC113817895 gene encoding serine/arginine repetitive matrix protein 2 isoform X3: MVSTLHITLSYNMPPAHAIGRSASCEDANRIGLVASAGGFPAKTTSFSTSNVAEAKRFFGGSKPISSSRISSTTTGPGGYPLRNSSHSTSNVPSVTSAEVFSTQTNSFSSSNLPSVTVPGGIGNRATSLSSSDIPVCTVGNRPLSRSSNFLLAPTPYTPSSGALRSPSWSPVRFNPSKPSTAQGTSGPAASAKPGVATSNETKWLSQTASQVKTPAPAQPAASSPAPTKAKGQSQATTSAKTWAKTRGQSQAAAQANSNEAPEVPPWVRVRKNQVTLPSTTWVKSRPQSQATPVASEATTQGAKHVPAQVPTAATAQPTIQALNWATTRGKNKAKTPTSPQGPAEAAKPETTQTPRETQAEARSQTVSEETASNDPAPRRSRPQVKTIVRRGLARTGAPPPTTESSGTSATTPGTPTTAASAGAPPLRRTTSSSRSPLRSPSRTPGTSPSSGAVPDWAINSSPPSSSVSPWRVEPKRLRPSSFSRIEDSVHSGRGSKGVVGGGVMEDGTSHAHVAARVVAASSAAHRKAQSLPGHYSRPQHLQHTPPPQSFRDAFTTSKSPTPPAVSPGTARHNATQGLAPAAPPRGPTSPRATRVASTSSIGSQQYQHQQQQRQHLQQRLLQQEQNMQQAQQQKLQQQQQQRLEQQHLQQRLEQQHLQQKMQGQHEQRQKESEPAERQAPMQEKKSKRSLLSGIFRRRKKGMAESSSSSSSSSSDSEEPQKRHFLRRKSKKKEPKEREPLPPPPPPPPAPEDYSPVARSAGSVRVTPLDGSGGSSSLGCENSFMSTDGRRIVRVTPAGVMSTSRGMDIQPLGIPVSLAQQGRRGVSASHDSLPVSLGSWAGGGSHASLGYCSGGGMGARSSSTDTISKKERREALKARVERLRDKFKDSSSDEEKASVSSHSMYGSESSLSKTNSLSKRSRAARTERFLRRKSQELETLRTETEKDRRNREVVQARIQEIQRVREYEAERNRINEEKKKEAEKAHKPRWSAKLVYQESSEYESSVVLRTPSVSPAASPHMKAKFQGHIPRQPSETREAVVMRNKPQSVAVSLAPPSGLHLRRSFQDYETPLQGDLRSHRSASYDSNINRSSFIMQSPGMSPVSGNRSGLTPPVPPPRDPSRIMSPADGRPMSFSFESLNQDPNRPNSSQSSLSNFTKGSSPSPSVRSVPAYLGPKPNGPQVGPPPLVTAPTRRSFSELQLSPQQQSQLKYNTGGAPARPSPPGYPNTQYRYTDQPPRPTTQNQYYRAQQQQHYAQPVQLQHTQSQPQVVQSQQNNQLKYYTDQSPQYAKIVPISSVPPSPSSDYSSYMSDNSARLQQVNTAWRQKEQEIKNKRNLPSQVLSDSSRSNSPKGIDGNNSNNSISLGVDQQAEETYGSILPKKARPPPITLKQAESLSSLSGQSDVSSPVPKGPDSDSSQSSLARDKKTVAQNRPLSMVLEKSESAEKDSPPVTPKTQPQPPRRGHRQLAASDLSATKQQILHNIIKHKREHPQDKPKYQKEFEEMYRKEKERLEKSKCSNFEEALKELEEIYDSLKLDSDDILDRAERRDLPTVHQQLRSNKDGQDTLNDSTSEATETDSTVKDRSSRPRTPRMRRSGVPDKKSDDMHFRRCQQSSRNQPDVQKALQMTGSYLLVSPAHTTPSDVDKNVPKDPMLEGEPDIVYDDVSYRNIKQANAIKIIDPQPPFGIPLGPTTQSSPSDYLHVSRKDNYRPKMIARKQPDTTMDDLAFRNLRKEQRDRELNTSELDELLSEANTDSPVHRRRAMRSMSADRARAMQHEHNLQHAHEVLGASASKDRGGKLQTPRRVKHQQEARRAGRFFESYKDAIGDSESGLTSPRHNPSWLERANLTDNKWENLSTSNLSNLSTSTETLTEMSSARAVSQPDIRQAIIREARVPPGGPSTWLEAKRKCAEASFTSDTPTITTITAPKLVKIQTIQSSPVSPVVVERKPYRPLDSIFNNKPKPFYLADPKPTEQQQKQDHVDIAHLDALISTLSKIETNEETTTPSTPPATSPLTEKNVDNVKPDVVCDSDIYAKPDTISKPDTSTPLKISEEPVYENVFEPQQSVNESTEPVEKICAKANIEKAIRLSMALESSNSEGKEVSTRRRSAIELPLRDAQPPYSSLSSNISSTNDNCLNVNLYSSRVPGPCSPERVTLLGEEDLSQGPAKVATCKDRVEAMIVTSECVHERARRAHSVPASPKVVEEHAPVFDKVFEVATRRVSRQPRVVDEAVVVASECSSRSLSITQPQWSTAKENSQEDPSSAPESPQSFLPPESDESESKQQSMQQLQSQPLLSACSDSYVSLSETPGDDSLPRHAATAILLQSEHVLQHDVDGQASHKGSASRLPPLEAPPPPVRSSSLPPSPVRSRAPNFALHLSGPSSPMRTRTAAVDMPSPVRQHCLRGHVARGSSVPVQGRRSSTSSEEGEEGRSSMLVRAGSLPPTSRPPSTRGAPAGDSKTTRNPAPPGPRSCSSGVAWPCRHTNRLE
- the LOC113817895 gene encoding serine/arginine repetitive matrix protein 2 isoform X2, which codes for MVSTLHITLSYNMPPAHAIGRSASCEDANRIGLVASAGGFPAKTTSFSTSNVAEAKRFFGGSKPISSSRISSTTTGPGGYPLRNSSHSTSNVPSVTSAEVFSTQTNSFSSSNLPSVTVPGGIGNRATSLSSSDIPVCTVGNRPLSRSSNFLLAPTPYTPSSGALRSPSWSPVRFNPSKPSTAQGTSGPAASAKPGVATSNETKWLSQTASQVKTPAPAQPAASSPAPTKAKGQSQATTSAKTWAKTRGQSQAAAQANSNEAPEVPPWVRVRKNQVTLPSTTWVKSRPQSQATPVASEATTQGAKHVPAQVPTAATAQPTIQALNWATTRGKNKAKTPTSPQGPAEAAKPETTQTPRETQAEARSQTVSEETASNDPAPRRSRPQVKTIVRRGLARTGAPPPTTESSGTSATTPGTPTTAASAGAPPLRRTTSSSRSPLRSPSRTPGTSPSSGAVPDWAINSSPPSSSVSPWRVEPKRLRPSSFSRIEDSVHSGRGSKGVVGGGVMEDGTSHAHVAARVVAASSAAHRKAQSLPGHYSRPQHLQHTPPPQSFRDAFTTSKSPTPPAVSPGTARHNATQGLAPAAPPRGPTSPRATRVASTSSIGSQQYQHQQQQRQHLQQRLLQQEQNMQQAQQQKLQQQQQQRLEQQHLQQRLEQQHLQQKMQGQHEQRQKESEPAERQAPMQEKKSKRSLLSGIFRRRKKGMAESSSSSSSSSSDSEEPQKRHFLRRKSKKKEPKEREPLPPPPPPPPAPEDYSPVARSAGSVRVTPLDGSGGSSSLGCENSFMSTDGRRIVRVTPAGVMSTSRGMDIQPLGIPVSLAQQGRRGVSASHDSLPVSLGSWAGGGSHASLGYCSGGGMGARSSSTDTISKKERREALKARVERLRDKFKDSSSDEEKASVSSHSMYGSESSLSKTNSLSKRSRAARTERFLRRKSQELETLRTETEKDRRNREVVQARIQEIQRVREYEAERNRINEEKKKEAEKAHKPRWSAKLVYQESSEYESSVVLRTPSVSPAASPHMKAKFQGHIPRQPSETREAVVMRNKPQSVAVSLAPPSGLHLRRSFQDYETPLQGDLRSHRSASYDSNINRSSFIMQSPGMSPVSGNRSGLTPPVPPPRDPSRIMSPADGRPMSFSFESLNQDPNRPNSSQSSLSNFTKGSSPSPSVRSVPAYLGPKPNGPQVGPPPLVTAPTRRSFSELQLSPQQQSQLKYNTGGAPARPSPPGYPNTQYRYTDQPPRPTTQNQYYRAQQQQHYAQPVQLQHTQSQPQVVQSQQNNQLKYYTDQSPQYAKIVPISSVPPSPSSDYSSYMSDNSARLQQVNTAWRQKEQEIKNKRNLPSQVLSDSSRSNSPKGIDGNNSNNSISLGVDQQAEETYGSILPKKARPPPITLKQAESLSSLSGQSDVSSPVPKGPDSDSSQSSLARDKKTVAQNRPLSMVLEKSESAEKDSPPVTPKTQPQPPRRGHRQLAASDLSATKQQILHNIIKHKREHPQDKPKYQKEFEEMYRKEKERLEKSKCSNFEEALKELEEIYDSLKLDSDDILDRAERRDLPTVHQQLRSNKDGQDTLNDSTSEATETDSTVKDRSSRPRTPRMRRSGVPDKKSDDMHFRRCQQSSRNQPDVQKALQMTGSYLLVSPAHTTPSDVDKNVPKDPMLEGEPDIVYDDVSYRNIKQANAIKIIDPQPPFGIPLGPTTQSSPSDYLHVSRKDNYRPKMIARKQPDTTMDDLAFRNLRKEQRDRELNTSELDELLSEANTDSPVHRRRAMRSMSADRARAMQHEHNLQHAHEVLGASASKDRGGKLQTPRRVKHQQEARRAGRFFESYKDAIGDSESGLTSPRHNPSWLERANLTDNKWENLSTSNLSNLSTSTETLTEMSSARAVSQPDIRQAIIREARVPPGGPSTWLEAKRKCAEASFTSDTPTITTITAPKLVKIQTIQSSPVSPVVVERKPYRPLDSIFNNKPKPFYLADPKPTEQQQKQDHVDIAHLDALISTLSKIETNEETTTPSTPPATSPLTEKNVDNVKPDVVCDSDIYAKPDTISKPDTSTPLKISEEPVYENVFEPQQSVNESTEPVEKICAKANIEKAIRLSMALESSNSEGKEVSTRRRSAIELPLRDAQPPYSSLSSNISSTNDNCLNVNLYSSRVPGPCSPERVTLLGEEDLSQGPAKVATCKDRVEAMIVTSECVHERARRAHSVPASPKVVEEHAPVFDKVFEVATRRVSRQPRVVDEAVVVASECSSRSLSITQPQWSTAKENSQEDPSSAPESPQSFLPPESDESESKQQSMQQLQSQPLLSACSDSYVSLSETPGDDSLPRHAATAILLQSEHVLQHDVDGQASHKGSASRLPPLEAPPPPVRSSSLPPSPVRSRAPNFALHLSGPSSPMRTRTAAVDMPSPVRQHCLRGHVARGSSVPVQGRRSSTSSEEGEEGRSSMLVRAGSLPPTSRPPSTRGAPAGDSKTTRNPAPPGPRSCSSELCITERAARLPTTPRGGRGSWPCEYVLSALFT